A genomic region of Sarcophilus harrisii chromosome 6, mSarHar1.11, whole genome shotgun sequence contains the following coding sequences:
- the SLC43A3 gene encoding solute carrier family 43 member 3 — protein sequence MAQSQLPRRVATLVTGLLECVAFSGLVFGWTSLVFVLKSDHYFEDLCDQPVNLTSNATGLAECNAQDSKFSLIFTLASFSNNFVTFGTGYIFDRLGTTVARLIAISLYCGATLLVAISSPGTGLLLFAAFPMLAVGGILFLLTNLQVGNLFGKHRSTIITMYNGAFDSSSAIFLIIKLLYERGLKLQVSFFILCAFSIWHLIRTFFLMPKGHIPFPLPSNYTYGLSCSRRPEEFQETKDEVSKEEVELKQEANPPSQKAKTDQSDSRSFRSCVLSWRFFWHLIWLSVMQLWHYLFIGTLNPMLNQLAQGDQNLVSSYTNAFAITQLFGVFCAPWNGLFLDRLKKKYQQEARKKGFPESMADLHSTFPSLTVTSLLCLGFSICASIPILHLQYLTFILQVISRSFLYGGNAAFITLAFPAEHFGKIFGTVMMLSGVISFLQFPIFILIKGPFQGNPIYVNVMLILVTLLSLIHPFLVSRVWRRQEKQV from the exons ATGGCCCAATCTCAGCTTCCACGTCGAGTGGCCACTCTTGTGACCGGACTGCTGGAATGTGTTGCCTTCTCTGGGCTGGTCTTTGGCTGGACCTCGCTGGTGTTCGTGCTCAAAAGTGATCACTACTTTGAGGATCTCTGTGACCAGCCCGTCAATCTGACAAGCAATGCCACTGGGCTTGCAG AATGCAACGCTCAGGATTCAAAATTCTCCCTTATTTTTACCCTGGCTTCTTTCTCCAACAACTTTGTGACATTCGGGACGGGCTACATCTTTGACCGCCTTGGAACCACCGTGGCTCGTCTCATTGCTAT ATCTCTCTATTGTGGAGCCACACTTCTTGTAGCTATCTCCTCTCCAG GTACGGGATTGTTGCTCTTTGCAGCTTTCCCAATGCTTGCTGTTGGAGGCATTTTGTTTCTGCTTACCAATTTGCAG GTGGGGAACCTATTTGGCAAACACCGATCCACCATAATCACCATGTACAATGGAGCGTTTGACTCTTCCTCGGCCATCTTTCTCATCATTAAG ctTCTCTATGAGCGGGGCCTGAAACTCCAAGTCTCCTTCTTCATCCTCTGTGCCTTTAGCATTTGGCACCTCATCCGTACTTTCTTCCTCATGCCCAAGGGGCACATTCCCTTTCCATTGCCATCAAACTACACTTATGG CCTTAGTTGCTCAAGGAGACCCGAGGAATTCCAAGAAACAAAAGATGAAGTCAGCAAGGAAGAAGTAGAACTGAAGCAGGAAGCTAATCCCCCCTCCCAGAAAG CCAAGACTGACCAGAGTGATTCTCGCTCTTTCCGGAGCTGTGTGCTATCTTGGCGATTCTTTTGGCACTTGATCTGGCTCTCTGTGATGCAGCTGTGGCACTACCTCTTCATCGGAACCCTCAACCCCATGCTGAACCAACTGGCCCAAGGGGACCAGAATCTAG TCAGCTCCTATACAAATGCCTTTGCCATCACTCAGCTTTTTGGGGTGTTCTGTGCCCCTTGGAATGGACTTTTCTTGGACCGCCTTAAGAAAAAATACCagcaagaagcaagaaaaaaag GTTTTCCAGAGTCTATGGCAGACCTTCACTCTACTTTCCCATCCTTGACTGTGACATCCCTGTTGTGCCTCGGCTTCTCCATCTGTGCCTCCATTCCCATACTTCACCTTCAGTATTTAACCTTCATCCTACAAGTTATCAGTCGATCTTTCCTGTATGGAGGGAATGCTGCCTTCATCACTCTGGC CTTTCCTGCTGAGCACTTTGGGAAGATTTTCGGGACAGTGATGATGTTGTCAGGAGTGATCTCATTTCTGCAGTTCCCCATCTTCATCCTCATCAAAGGGCCCTTCCAGGGCAATCCTATCTAT